One genomic segment of Litorilinea aerophila includes these proteins:
- a CDS encoding ABC transporter ATP-binding protein: MIDVHGVSKAYGTIRALSDVSFTIEEGEIVGLLGPNGAGKTTLIKILTGYLQPDEGQVTIAGFDVLTQTQDVQAHIGYLPENAPLYPELSVQAYLKLMADLRRVPPAEQNERIARAVYATGLTDRLTQPIGQLSKGYRQRVGLAQAILHRPKLLILDEPTVGLDPTQIVEIRRLIRRLAQHATILFSTHILSEVEALCDRVLILMNGQVRADARISELATTHNAILVLNQEVAGVRDALARLDGVVAVERDSQNGYPFYRVRGREDADLCPAIYRLAADQGWPVRELRNDVQTLESVFNQLAVAA, translated from the coding sequence ATGATCGATGTCCATGGCGTGAGCAAGGCGTACGGAACCATCCGGGCCCTCTCCGATGTCTCTTTCACCATCGAAGAAGGTGAAATTGTCGGGCTGTTGGGCCCCAATGGCGCAGGCAAGACCACCCTCATCAAGATCCTCACCGGCTATCTGCAGCCGGACGAAGGCCAGGTGACCATCGCCGGCTTCGATGTGTTGACCCAAACCCAGGACGTTCAGGCGCACATCGGGTATCTGCCCGAGAATGCCCCCCTCTACCCCGAGCTGTCGGTGCAGGCCTACCTGAAGTTGATGGCCGATCTGCGGCGGGTGCCGCCGGCGGAGCAGAACGAGCGCATCGCCCGGGCCGTCTACGCCACCGGCCTCACCGACCGCCTGACCCAGCCCATCGGCCAGCTGAGCAAAGGGTATCGTCAGCGGGTCGGGCTGGCCCAGGCCATCCTCCATCGGCCCAAGTTGCTGATCCTGGACGAACCTACCGTGGGGCTGGATCCCACCCAGATCGTGGAGATCCGCCGCCTGATCCGCCGACTGGCCCAGCACGCCACCATCCTCTTCTCCACCCACATCCTGTCAGAGGTCGAAGCCCTCTGCGACCGGGTCCTGATCCTGATGAACGGTCAGGTGCGGGCCGACGCCCGCATTTCCGAGCTGGCCACCACCCACAACGCTATCCTCGTCCTGAATCAGGAAGTGGCCGGCGTGCGGGACGCGTTGGCCAGGCTGGACGGTGTGGTGGCTGTGGAGCGGGACAGCCAAAATGGCTACCCCTTCTACCGGGTACGCGGCCGGGAGGACGCGGACCTCTGCCCGGCCATCTATCGGCTGGCCGCCGACCAGGGCTGGCCGGTCCGGGAGCTCCGCAACGACGTGCAGACGCTGGAGTCGGTCTTCAACCAGTTGGCTGTGGCTGCCTGA